The following are encoded together in the Bacteroidales bacterium genome:
- a CDS encoding GNAT family N-acetyltransferase, with protein sequence MERIIKLDDNNIADEHICCAISDKKCESGYNAKKEWLKEGFKDGYVFKKLNVRGKVFIEYVPAEKGWLPVDAPNYMLINCFWVSGKYKKQGHGKALYQECENDAKKMNGVVVVVGKKKQAFMSDKKFFQKQGFELCDTSEPYFELWYKPLKKNAPVPKFKECAKNAECDIKDGLAIYYTNACPFTEYYVAELEVVAAEKGYKIKTVKIENKEQAQNHFIPHTIYSVFKDGKFITQHILNERYFDKFIEN encoded by the coding sequence ATGGAAAGAATAATAAAATTAGACGACAATAATATAGCTGATGAGCATATTTGCTGTGCAATTTCTGATAAAAAATGTGAATCGGGTTATAATGCAAAAAAAGAATGGTTAAAAGAGGGATTTAAAGACGGTTATGTTTTTAAAAAACTTAATGTAAGGGGAAAAGTATTTATTGAATACGTTCCCGCAGAAAAAGGCTGGCTTCCTGTTGATGCACCAAATTACATGCTGATTAATTGCTTTTGGGTATCAGGAAAGTATAAAAAACAAGGACACGGAAAAGCACTATATCAAGAATGTGAAAATGATGCAAAAAAAATGAACGGTGTTGTAGTTGTGGTTGGAAAAAAGAAGCAAGCTTTTATGTCAGATAAAAAGTTCTTCCAAAAACAAGGATTTGAACTTTGTGATACATCCGAACCTTATTTTGAGTTATGGTATAAACCACTGAAAAAGAATGCACCTGTTCCGAAATTTAAAGAGTGTGCAAAGAATGCTGAATGTGATATAAAAGACGGATTAGCAATTTATTACACGAATGCTTGCCCATTTACGGAATATTATGTAGCAGAACTCGAAGTTGTTGCAGCAGAAAAGGGATACAAAATAAAAACTGTAAAAATTGAGAACAAAGAACAAGCACAAAATCATTTTATTCCTCATACAATTTATAGTGTGTTTAAAGACGGAAAATTTATAACTCAACACATCTTAAATGAGAGATATTTTGATAAATTTATTGAAAATTAA
- a CDS encoding GyrI-like domain-containing protein — MSETIKNDYFERIEKAVIFIEDNLKNELTTDLIAEKACFSKYHFIRVFSSMIGETVGNYVRKRRISKSAKDLITTDLSILDLAIIYQFESQESYTRSFKRVYNTTPGKYRKHGINQIAFGRSKLSDNRLKHLKSNIMMKPDIIEISEKKLVGMRIKTSLFDNKIPELWQKFMPRMNEIQNDKNTGCYELHPYDLDFKPENFSEKMKFEKWAIVEVSNFDNVPEGMETHILKAGQYAVFIHKGLMSKVQMSFDYVYGTWLPNSEFELDTRDDFERYGEKYFCPENSESETEIWIPIKKRNF, encoded by the coding sequence ATGTCAGAAACAATCAAAAATGATTACTTTGAAAGAATAGAAAAAGCAGTAATATTCATTGAAGATAATTTAAAAAATGAACTCACTACTGATTTGATTGCGGAGAAAGCATGCTTCTCAAAATATCATTTTATACGAGTGTTTTCCTCAATGATTGGCGAGACTGTCGGTAATTATGTGAGAAAGAGAAGAATTTCAAAATCAGCAAAAGATTTAATTACCACTGACTTATCAATTCTTGATTTGGCAATTATTTATCAATTTGAATCGCAAGAATCTTATACTCGCTCTTTCAAGCGTGTTTATAATACTACACCGGGAAAGTATCGTAAACATGGAATTAATCAGATTGCTTTCGGACGTAGTAAATTGTCTGATAACAGACTAAAACATTTAAAAAGCAATATTATGATGAAACCTGATATTATTGAAATTTCCGAAAAAAAATTAGTCGGAATGCGGATAAAAACATCGCTTTTCGACAACAAAATACCGGAATTGTGGCAAAAATTCATGCCAAGAATGAATGAGATTCAAAACGATAAAAACACGGGCTGTTATGAATTACATCCATACGATTTAGATTTTAAACCGGAGAATTTTTCTGAAAAAATGAAATTTGAAAAATGGGCAATTGTTGAAGTAAGTAACTTTGATAATGTTCCGGAAGGAATGGAAACACATATTTTAAAGGCAGGACAATATGCCGTTTTTATACATAAAGGTCTAATGAGCAAAGTGCAAATGTCTTTTGATTATGTCTATGGAACATGGTTGCCAAATTCAGAATTTGAACTTGACACAAGAGATGACTTTGAACGATACGGTGAGAAATATTTCTGTCCCGAAAATTCTGAATCTGAAACGGAAATATGGATACCAATAAAAAAAAGAAATTTTTAA
- a CDS encoding bifunctional folylpolyglutamate synthase/dihydrofolate synthase codes for MNYQETIEWLFSRLPMFQRQGKIAYKKDMSNITALCKLNDNPQNKFKSIHIAGTNGKGSVSHILSSVLQTAGYKTGLYTSPHLKDFRERIRINGKMISEESVINFVKRFMPDFIKIKPSFFEMSVAMAFDHFAENKVDFAIIEVGLGGRLDSTNIITPILSVITNISIDHTQFLGNTTEEIAQEKAGIIKPNIPVVIGEKDEKTSDIFIKKAKKNDSDIYFADSEYNIDCSLLNTDYKQVFNVRKNHQLIFKNLTTDLIGLYQKKNIITSLKIIDFLSEKYSISEDNIYSGLLNVHNNTGFAGRWHILGYNPLIVADTGHNIAGINEILNQLKTTAYKQLHFIFGTVNDKDIDTILNLLPRTAVYYFTQANIPRALDETELQCKAKKFQLYGETYSTVNQAIKKAKEQANSSDMILICGSTFIVAEII; via the coding sequence ATGAATTATCAAGAAACAATTGAATGGCTATTCAGCCGGCTGCCTATGTTTCAAAGACAAGGGAAAATTGCTTATAAAAAAGACATGAGCAATATTACGGCTTTATGTAAACTTAATGACAATCCGCAAAATAAATTTAAAAGCATCCATATTGCCGGCACAAACGGCAAAGGCTCTGTATCTCATATTCTTTCTTCTGTATTACAAACTGCCGGTTATAAAACAGGTTTATATACATCACCACATTTGAAAGATTTCAGAGAACGTATAAGAATCAACGGGAAAATGATTTCTGAAGAAAGTGTGATTAATTTCGTTAAACGATTTATGCCTGATTTCATAAAAATTAAACCGTCTTTTTTTGAAATGTCTGTTGCAATGGCTTTTGATCATTTTGCTGAAAATAAAGTCGATTTTGCGATTATTGAAGTCGGTCTCGGCGGCAGATTAGATTCTACAAACATTATTACACCAATATTATCGGTTATTACAAATATAAGCATAGACCATACACAGTTTTTGGGAAATACAACAGAAGAAATCGCACAAGAAAAAGCGGGTATCATTAAACCGAATATTCCTGTTGTTATAGGTGAAAAAGATGAAAAAACATCAGATATATTCATTAAAAAAGCAAAAAAAAATGACTCTGACATTTATTTTGCCGATTCGGAATATAATATTGACTGTTCGCTTCTTAATACAGATTATAAACAAGTATTCAATGTAAGAAAGAATCATCAACTAATATTTAAAAATTTAACAACGGACTTAATCGGATTGTATCAAAAGAAAAATATTATTACATCATTAAAAATTATTGATTTTTTGTCTGAAAAATATTCAATTTCAGAAGATAATATATATTCGGGATTATTAAATGTTCATAACAATACCGGATTTGCAGGCAGGTGGCATATTTTAGGTTATAACCCTCTGATTGTTGCAGATACAGGGCATAATATTGCCGGTATTAATGAAATTTTAAATCAATTAAAAACAACAGCATATAAGCAACTTCATTTTATTTTCGGAACTGTAAATGATAAAGATATTGATACAATACTGAACCTTTTACCGAGAACTGCCGTATACTATTTTACACAGGCAAATATACCGAGAGCATTGGATGAAACTGAATTACAATGTAAAGCTAAAAAATTTCAACTCTATGGTGAAACATACTCAACAGTAAATCAGGCTATAAAAAAAGCAAAAGAACAAGCAAACAGTTCTGATATGATTTTGATTTGCGGGAGTACATTTATAGTGGCAGAAATAATATAA
- a CDS encoding T9SS type A sorting domain-containing protein, which yields MKRFTFILMFMVVIGFTYGQTLKMSYNFEKPIVKTEKSGYSHLIYNNCMNFGEEGNPSIPLYGADILLAQNSEIKSIKIIGKKYYDETADIKIKPAKRQFPLSKPDNDYKVIPNEIIYNSNNIYPENEIESVNTYFLAGHSIGSFTICPVEYTPSQNKVQFLKSIEIEITLKNTEKASNANRFLRTNSNVQHRINKIVDNPKMLKDYSYTKDFSEYDILLISNNTLLPEFQDYIDFKMSTGYIVATQTVEDIYSSYAGADNQEKIRNCVIDYYENYGITYVILGGDADPSSVIIPHRGFFADPGYSYDDDDIPADMYYCCLDGSWNDDGDSRWGEIGEEDLYAEVGIGRICVDNASEIENSTHKLYMYQNEPVTADIEKALMVGENLWPGIYGKMYKTQIETGGTFNGYTTTGISDNFSIEQLYEQDANWTKSQLYSQFNTTGINLLNHLGHCNVTYCMTLNNPDINTTNFQNNGVTRGYGIVYSQGCYCGSFDNRSSSGSHGSTDCFSEDMSGFVNGTSAMITNSRYGWGDDTGTDGASQYFDRQFFDAVFGEDITKIGDANADSKEDNAAYFSQQLIRWCAYQLTLFGDPTMDIWTATPTDMTVSYNSAVSIGTSEITFTTDAPFARVGLMQNDVLIGRAVADATGNAVVDLFDPISSAEDISVSIIAHNKNRHLGTITVFSDQPYVVYNSNALSGSPDYNQSIDLSVAMENVGSVSTTGVEVTLSVNDENITITDATETYGDFDAGQTIEITDAFAFDISDDVPDQHSVLFTLTATTGGYDWESTFPIVLNAPVPQVAFDGINDTEGDLVFTSTAVTAVDEGAAYNYDISVLANGGNGDGLLDPGETVSVTVNASNIGHANFHNVICTLSSTNQYVTINGDEYNNLETIEINQTKPAVFSITIDEDTPLGEVIDLTFTLTGGEYSEIINVNIPVGLIIEDFETGDFNSYDWTTSNWIITTDDVHEGTYSSKSDIYHQANTTAYIQIVLNGVTAGSEVSFWSKVSSEPDYDYLKFYIDGSVVDQWAGQVSWGEHTYDLSGGTHTLKWAYIKDEYVDNYSDCAWIDYITLPAFTSKSGSKSITITAPTLPSWLSFNDNGDGTADLYGTAPNESGSHDVVIQATGTGEPAYQEFEVKVGQVSIQTQEGIVNFYPNPTSSLLNITVPNVSDNSKVVISNITGKMLLSKKITNNSSSIDLSNFANGTYMLRLTLGNETITQKIIVK from the coding sequence ATGAAACGTTTCACTTTTATACTAATGTTTATGGTTGTAATAGGATTTACTTACGGCCAAACATTAAAAATGTCTTATAATTTTGAAAAGCCGATTGTTAAAACCGAGAAATCGGGCTATTCTCATTTAATTTATAATAATTGTATGAATTTCGGAGAAGAAGGGAATCCAAGTATTCCTTTATACGGAGCAGATATTTTATTAGCTCAAAATTCTGAAATAAAAAGCATTAAAATTATCGGTAAAAAATATTATGATGAAACAGCTGATATTAAAATTAAACCGGCCAAGCGACAATTCCCGTTATCAAAACCGGATAATGATTATAAAGTTATTCCGAATGAAATTATTTATAATTCAAATAACATTTATCCGGAAAATGAAATAGAATCCGTTAATACTTATTTTCTTGCAGGGCATTCAATCGGCTCATTTACAATTTGTCCTGTTGAATATACTCCTTCACAAAATAAAGTTCAATTTCTTAAAAGCATTGAAATTGAAATTACCTTAAAAAATACTGAAAAAGCTTCAAACGCAAACAGATTTTTACGAACTAATTCAAATGTTCAACATAGAATTAATAAAATTGTTGATAATCCCAAAATGTTGAAAGATTATTCTTACACAAAAGATTTCAGCGAATATGATATTTTATTAATATCAAATAATACTTTACTACCTGAATTTCAAGATTATATTGACTTCAAAATGTCAACAGGATATATTGTTGCAACTCAAACCGTTGAAGATATATATTCAAGCTATGCAGGAGCTGATAATCAAGAAAAAATAAGAAATTGTGTTATTGATTATTACGAAAATTACGGAATCACTTACGTAATACTTGGTGGAGATGCTGATCCTTCTTCAGTAATAATCCCTCACAGAGGCTTCTTTGCAGATCCCGGATACAGTTATGATGACGATGATATTCCTGCTGATATGTATTACTGTTGCCTTGATGGTTCTTGGAACGATGACGGAGACAGCAGATGGGGCGAAATTGGTGAAGAAGATTTATATGCCGAAGTAGGTATAGGAAGGATTTGTGTTGATAATGCTTCTGAAATTGAAAACTCTACTCATAAATTATATATGTATCAAAACGAACCGGTTACGGCAGATATTGAAAAAGCTCTTATGGTTGGTGAAAATCTTTGGCCCGGAATTTACGGAAAAATGTACAAAACACAAATAGAAACAGGCGGTACTTTTAACGGATATACAACTACCGGTATTTCCGATAATTTTTCAATAGAACAATTATATGAACAAGATGCCAACTGGACTAAAAGCCAATTATACAGCCAATTTAATACAACAGGAATTAACCTTTTAAATCATCTCGGACACTGCAATGTAACTTATTGTATGACTCTTAATAATCCGGATATTAACACAACAAATTTCCAAAATAACGGTGTTACAAGAGGATACGGAATAGTTTACTCACAAGGCTGTTATTGCGGTTCATTTGATAATCGAAGTAGTTCCGGAAGTCATGGTTCTACAGATTGTTTTTCTGAAGATATGAGTGGTTTTGTAAACGGAACATCAGCAATGATTACTAACTCAAGATACGGGTGGGGTGATGATACCGGAACTGACGGAGCCTCTCAATATTTTGACAGACAATTTTTTGATGCCGTATTCGGAGAAGATATTACTAAAATCGGTGATGCAAACGCCGACTCTAAAGAAGATAATGCAGCTTATTTCTCTCAACAACTTATCAGATGGTGTGCTTATCAGCTAACACTTTTCGGAGATCCTACAATGGACATTTGGACTGCAACACCTACTGATATGACTGTTTCTTATAATTCTGCTGTTTCAATAGGAACAAGCGAAATAACTTTTACTACCGATGCTCCTTTTGCAAGAGTTGGCTTAATGCAAAATGATGTACTTATTGGACGAGCTGTTGCCGATGCAACAGGAAATGCAGTTGTTGATTTGTTTGACCCGATTTCTTCTGCCGAAGATATTAGTGTTTCAATTATTGCACATAATAAAAATCGTCATCTTGGTACAATTACAGTTTTCTCTGATCAACCTTATGTTGTTTATAATTCAAATGCATTAAGCGGCTCTCCTGATTATAATCAGTCAATTGATCTTTCTGTTGCAATGGAAAACGTTGGTTCTGTCAGCACAACAGGAGTTGAAGTTACATTATCTGTTAATGATGAAAACATTACAATTACTGATGCAACAGAAACATACGGGGATTTTGATGCCGGACAAACTATTGAAATTACTGATGCTTTTGCTTTTGATATTTCTGACGACGTACCGGATCAACATTCTGTGTTATTTACTCTTACAGCAACAACGGGTGGTTATGATTGGGAAAGTACATTTCCAATAGTTTTAAATGCACCTGTTCCTCAAGTAGCTTTTGACGGAATAAATGATACGGAAGGTGATTTAGTATTTACTTCTACTGCTGTAACTGCTGTTGATGAAGGTGCTGCATATAATTATGATATTTCTGTTCTCGCAAACGGAGGAAACGGTGACGGTTTATTAGACCCGGGTGAAACAGTTTCTGTTACTGTTAATGCTTCAAATATCGGACATGCAAATTTTCATAATGTTATATGCACATTAAGTTCTACAAATCAATATGTTACAATAAATGGTGATGAATATAATAATCTTGAGACAATTGAAATTAATCAGACTAAACCTGCTGTATTCAGTATTACAATTGATGAAGATACACCTCTCGGAGAAGTTATTGATTTAACATTTACACTCACAGGTGGTGAATATTCAGAAATTATTAATGTAAATATTCCTGTAGGTCTTATTATTGAAGACTTTGAAACAGGTGATTTTAACAGTTATGATTGGACAACTTCTAATTGGATTATTACAACTGATGATGTTCATGAAGGAACATACTCTTCTAAATCGGATATTTATCACCAAGCAAATACTACTGCATATATTCAAATAGTTCTTAACGGTGTTACAGCAGGAAGTGAAGTGAGTTTTTGGAGTAAAGTTTCTTCTGAACCGGATTATGACTATTTAAAATTTTATATAGATGGATCTGTAGTAGATCAATGGGCAGGACAAGTTTCGTGGGGAGAACATACTTATGATTTATCCGGTGGTACTCATACGTTAAAATGGGCTTATATAAAAGATGAATATGTTGATAATTATTCAGATTGTGCTTGGATTGATTATATTACATTACCGGCATTTACTTCTAAATCAGGAAGCAAAAGCATTACTATAACTGCTCCTACTTTACCTTCTTGGTTATCATTTAATGATAACGGAGACGGAACAGCTGATTTATACGGAACAGCTCCGAATGAATCAGGATCACATGATGTTGTTATCCAAGCAACAGGAACAGGAGAACCTGCATATCAGGAATTTGAGGTTAAAGTAGGACAAGTTTCAATACAAACTCAAGAAGGTATTGTTAATTTTTATCCTAATCCTACTTCAAGTTTATTAAACATTACAGTTCCTAATGTGTCAGATAACAGTAAAGTAGTTATAAGCAATATAACCGGTAAAATGTTATTAAGCAAAAAAATTACAAATAATTCAAGCTCAATTGATTTAAGTAATTTTGCAAACGGAACTTATATGTTAAGATTAACACTTGGAAATGAAACAATAACTCAAAAAATTATTGTAAAATAG
- a CDS encoding PhoH family protein produces MAKKTFILDTNVILHDFRSLLQFEDNDVIIPITVLEELDTFKKGSTEINFHAREFMRELDKLAGDNLFNGGISLGEGRGTLKIELGKKFSEEMEVSFSEKKPDHRILAVADYYQRNFPEKDIALVSKDINLRMKAKSLGINAQDYETGKVRNIDELYKEVHTYDGIDDKLISRLFQEDNGIDINEFNFEHEPKVNSFFILKGSNSSALAKFKNIEKTVVKVSKRAAYNIKPRNAEQTFAMEALLDSHINLVSITGKAGTGKTLLALAAALQQRRDYEQILLARPIVPLSNRDLGYLPGDEQQKIGPYMQPLFDNLTVIKHQFGRQSKDHARIDDMLKDEKLVITPLAYIRGRSLSKAFFIIDEAQNLTPHEVKTIVTRAGEGTKMIFTGDINQIDSPYLDTKSNGLSYLTDRMKGQDIFAHINLTKGERSYLAELASDLL; encoded by the coding sequence ATGGCAAAAAAAACTTTTATACTTGATACAAATGTAATTCTTCATGATTTCAGAAGTTTATTACAATTTGAAGATAATGATGTTATTATTCCTATTACCGTTCTTGAAGAATTGGATACTTTTAAAAAAGGAAGTACTGAAATTAATTTTCATGCGAGGGAGTTTATGCGGGAGTTGGATAAACTGGCAGGTGATAATCTTTTTAACGGGGGAATTTCTCTCGGTGAAGGCAGAGGGACTTTAAAAATCGAACTTGGTAAAAAGTTCTCTGAAGAAATGGAAGTATCATTCAGTGAAAAAAAACCGGATCACAGGATTCTGGCAGTTGCTGATTACTATCAGCGTAATTTTCCTGAAAAGGATATTGCTTTGGTAAGTAAGGATATTAATTTAAGAATGAAAGCAAAATCTTTGGGAATTAATGCCCAAGATTACGAAACCGGAAAAGTCAGAAATATTGATGAGCTTTATAAAGAGGTTCATACATATGACGGAATTGATGATAAATTAATTTCAAGATTATTCCAAGAAGATAACGGAATTGATATTAACGAATTCAATTTTGAGCATGAACCTAAAGTAAATTCATTTTTTATCTTAAAAGGAAGTAATTCAAGTGCTCTCGCTAAATTTAAAAATATTGAAAAAACGGTTGTAAAGGTCAGCAAAAGAGCAGCATACAATATAAAACCAAGAAATGCCGAGCAAACATTTGCCATGGAGGCATTGTTGGATTCTCATATAAATTTAGTATCAATAACAGGTAAAGCCGGAACCGGAAAAACATTATTGGCACTCGCAGCAGCTTTACAACAAAGAAGAGACTATGAGCAAATTTTGTTAGCAAGGCCTATTGTTCCGTTGTCAAACAGAGATCTCGGATATTTGCCCGGTGACGAACAGCAAAAGATAGGGCCTTATATGCAACCTTTATTTGACAATTTAACAGTAATTAAGCATCAATTCGGCAGGCAAAGTAAAGACCATGCTCGAATAGATGATATGCTTAAAGACGAAAAGTTGGTAATTACGCCCTTAGCATATATCAGAGGAAGAAGTTTATCCAAAGCTTTTTTTATTATTGATGAAGCACAAAACCTTACTCCGCATGAAGTAAAAACAATAGTAACCAGAGCAGGAGAGGGCACAAAAATGATCTTTACCGGAGATATTAATCAGATAGATTCTCCCTATTTAGATACAAAATCAAACGGATTATCATATCTAACCGACAGAATGAAAGGACAAGACATTTTTGCCCACATTAATTTAACAAAAGGAGAAAGAAGTTATTTGGCTGAATTGGCGAGTGATCTTTTGTAA
- a CDS encoding AsmA family protein, with protein MKKFFKIFAIVLIVLIAVIILIPIIFKGKIIEMAQEEANKNLNAKVEFADLNVSLIKNFPNISAEIEDLSIAGVDTFRNDTLVTFKKFKAVLNLMSVISGDEIKVKRILLDEPNINVIVLEDGTANYDIALEDTTATEEEVPTETDTTESNFQIALKKFEIKNANIKYDDRQGDVYAELENLNFLLKGDMTEDLTNLDLLLQIDSVTVKSGGVRYLKKAKVVFDSELKADLENSIYTFKENEFQLNEIKLGFDGFVEMPAEDIIMDMTFETKESNFKDVLSLVPAVYMTDFEGVETSGEFKFSGYAKGTYNDLIMPAFGIDLLVKNGYFKYPDLPKSVKDINISVKVDAKEGTGDDMTIDLKKASITMAGNPVSMFAFINMTAADVSMNGNVKGKIDLNSVKDVVPVDDTELSGIVKADLNFKGNLSDIENENYEKFDANGNLTLEKISVTMEDVPKVDIKKADMDFSPQFVDLKQFDATVGKSDLHLKGRIDNLISYVFKEELLTGTFNFTSNLLDLNELTASSSEEGAGGEEASGGESSGDETGADSEIVEIPDNIDFTLNSSLKKVLYDELTITNLVGLIIIKDSKLDMKQLRMNMLGGSMNLSGSYDTKKLDKPVADLSMNISNFNIPQVYQAFMTIQDYVPIAENCTGDISANINLNTILDNEMMPVLNTLNSSGNLNSNNISIKDNRLFNNLAKVTKQNKYKSPRLSNFDIAYTVKDGNLTVEESDFKIAGTEVTLGGTQNIDRSLDFDLGMIIPNSIAGNLISNIPVGSSKKDVDVTANIGGTSTDPKIVGFTSSLTEDIIDEVKEKVEEKIEEVKENVKEKADQILKDARKKADRVIAEAENQAKNIRSNAKKAGDRLISEAGSQGDKLIREARNPIAKKAAELSKKELVKNAKNQATNLNNKADKEANNVIKAANTKADKIMSDANTRANKL; from the coding sequence ATGAAAAAATTTTTCAAAATCTTTGCAATTGTACTAATTGTTTTAATTGCAGTAATTATCTTAATCCCGATTATTTTTAAGGGTAAGATCATTGAAATGGCACAAGAAGAAGCCAATAAAAATCTTAATGCAAAAGTTGAATTTGCTGATCTCAATGTTTCATTAATTAAAAACTTTCCAAACATAAGTGCCGAGATTGAAGACTTGAGCATTGCCGGAGTTGACACTTTCAGAAATGATACACTTGTAACTTTTAAAAAGTTTAAAGCTGTGCTTAATCTAATGAGCGTAATATCGGGCGATGAGATTAAAGTAAAACGTATTTTATTGGATGAACCCAATATCAATGTAATTGTGTTGGAAGACGGTACGGCAAATTACGACATTGCTCTTGAAGATACAACAGCAACTGAAGAAGAAGTTCCGACAGAAACAGATACAACTGAATCGAACTTTCAAATTGCACTGAAGAAATTTGAAATAAAAAATGCAAATATTAAATATGATGACAGACAAGGTGATGTTTATGCCGAATTAGAGAATTTGAATTTCCTTTTAAAAGGAGATATGACGGAAGATTTAACAAATCTTGATTTATTGTTGCAAATTGATTCTGTAACAGTTAAATCAGGAGGAGTCAGGTATTTAAAGAAAGCAAAAGTTGTATTCGATTCAGAATTAAAAGCAGATCTTGAAAATTCAATTTACACATTTAAAGAGAACGAGTTTCAATTAAATGAGATAAAACTCGGTTTTGACGGTTTTGTTGAAATGCCGGCAGAAGATATTATTATGGATATGACATTTGAAACCAAAGAATCAAATTTTAAAGATGTATTATCTTTGGTTCCTGCTGTTTATATGACGGATTTTGAAGGTGTGGAAACTTCCGGAGAATTTAAATTCAGCGGCTATGCAAAAGGAACATATAATGATTTAATAATGCCTGCTTTCGGTATTGATTTATTGGTTAAAAACGGTTATTTTAAATATCCTGATTTGCCGAAATCGGTTAAAGATATTAATATTTCAGTTAAAGTGGATGCTAAAGAAGGAACAGGAGATGATATGACAATTGATCTTAAAAAAGCTTCGATAACAATGGCAGGTAACCCGGTAAGTATGTTTGCTTTTATAAATATGACGGCTGCTGATGTAAGTATGAACGGAAATGTCAAAGGAAAAATTGATCTGAATTCTGTAAAAGATGTTGTACCTGTTGATGATACCGAGCTTTCAGGAATTGTTAAAGCAGACCTAAATTTTAAAGGTAATTTATCAGATATCGAAAATGAAAATTATGAGAAATTTGATGCAAACGGAAATCTTACCCTTGAAAAAATTTCTGTTACTATGGAAGATGTACCTAAAGTTGATATTAAAAAAGCAGATATGGATTTTTCTCCTCAATTTGTTGATCTTAAGCAATTTGATGCTACAGTCGGGAAAAGTGATCTGCATTTGAAGGGAAGAATTGATAACCTTATTTCATATGTGTTTAAAGAAGAATTATTGACAGGAACATTTAACTTTACGTCAAACCTGCTTGACCTAAATGAGTTAACTGCATCAAGTTCAGAAGAAGGAGCCGGTGGAGAAGAAGCTTCCGGAGGAGAAAGTTCAGGAGACGAAACCGGTGCGGATTCAGAGATTGTTGAAATACCGGATAATATTGATTTCACACTTAATTCATCATTAAAGAAGGTGTTGTATGATGAACTGACTATTACTAACCTTGTTGGCTTGATTATTATTAAGGACAGCAAATTAGATATGAAACAATTGCGAATGAATATGCTCGGAGGAAGTATGAATTTGAGCGGATCTTATGATACTAAAAAACTTGACAAACCTGTTGCTGATTTGAGTATGAATATTTCAAATTTTAATATTCCGCAAGTTTATCAGGCTTTTATGACAATTCAAGATTATGTTCCTATTGCTGAAAACTGTACGGGAGATATTTCTGCAAATATTAATTTAAATACAATATTAGATAATGAAATGATGCCTGTTTTAAATACATTAAACAGTTCAGGAAATTTAAACTCAAATAATATTTCAATTAAAGATAATCGCTTATTTAATAATTTAGCAAAAGTTACCAAGCAAAATAAATATAAGTCACCGCGCTTAAGTAATTTTGATATTGCATATACTGTTAAAGACGGTAATTTAACTGTTGAAGAATCAGATTTTAAAATTGCCGGAACAGAAGTTACATTAGGAGGCACACAAAATATTGACAGGTCACTTGATTTTGATCTCGGAATGATAATACCTAACAGTATAGCAGGAAATTTAATATCAAATATCCCTGTCGGCAGTTCAAAAAAAGATGTTGATGTTACGGCAAATATCGGCGGCACCTCAACCGATCCTAAAATTGTTGGTTTTACAAGTTCATTAACAGAAGATATTATAGATGAAGTGAAGGAAAAGGTTGAAGAAAAAATTGAAGAAGTTAAGGAAAACGTAAAAGAAAAAGCTGATCAGATACTCAAAGATGCAAGAAAAAAAGCAGACCGTGTAATTGCTGAAGCAGAAAATCAAGCCAAAAATATAAGAAGTAATGCAAAGAAAGCCGGCGACAGATTAATATCCGAAGCCGGAAGTCAAGGAGATAAACTAATACGTGAAGCAAGAAATCCGATTGCTAAAAAAGCTGCTGAACTTTCGAAGAAAGAATTAGTTAAAAATGCAAAAAATCAAGCAACGAATCTTAATAATAAGGCAGATAAAGAAGCGAACAATGTAATTAAAGCAGCAAATACCAAAGCTGATAAAATAATGTCGGATGCTAATACCAGAGCAAATAAGTTGTAG